From the Rhizomicrobium palustre genome, the window ATAGGATTTTTGGACTTCGATGTCTGACAACCGCAATATGCTCGTGGCGCTCGCCCTCTCGGCCCTGTTCATGATGGGGTGGTGGTTTCTGGTCGGCGAGCCCCAGGCCAAGCTGGCCCAGCAGAAACAGCAAGCCCAGATCGCGCTTCAGGAAAAGCAGAAGAAGGCTGGTACCACCCCTGTAGCCCCGGCGGCGCCGGGCGTTGGTGTGGCGCAATCAGCCCCGCAGGCGCTGAGCCGTGAAGCGGCGCTGGCCGCGGGCGGCGCCCGCATTGCGGTGAAGACCCCGACGGTGGACGGCTCTATCCAGATCAAAGGCGCGCGCTTCGACGATCTGAAGCTCAAGAAATATCGCGAGAGCGTCGACCCCAAGAGCCCGGAAATCGATCTTCTGGCGCCCTCGGGCTCCAAATACCCCTATTTCGCCCAGTTCGGCTGGAGCGCCCCGCAAGGCGTCGCGGTTCCGGGCGACAACACGGTGTGGAAAGTGGAGGGCAATTCCACGCTTTCCCCCGGCAAGCCGGTGACCCTTTCCTGGGATAACGGCCACGGTCTTCTCTTCACCCGCACGGTCACCATCGATGACCAGTACATGTTCACGATCACCGACAGCGTGAAAAAGACAAATGGCGGCGGCGCGGTGACGCTTTATCCTTATGCCCTCGTGGTGCGTGACGGCCTGCCCCAGCATCAGAGCTATGCCCTTTTGCATGAAGGCTTCATCGGCTCAGCCAAGGGCAAACTCGAAGACGCCACCTATAAGGATTTCGACAAGGAAGACGCCAAGCCGAAGGCCTTTGACTCCACCGGCGGCTGGCTCGGCATCACCGACAAATATTGGATGGCCGCCGTCATCCCGCCGCAGAACGATGCCTTCAACGGCACCTTCCGCGCTACGCCCTATGGTGCGGGAAAATCCTATCAGGCCAATTACCTCCTGAGCGCCAAGAAGCTGAACGCAGGCGGCACAGTCACCGTCACCCATCATTTCTTCGCAGGCGCCAAGGTGGTGAACACCCTCAACGCCTATGAGAAGGACCTCGGCATCAGCCGCTTCGACTATGCGGTCGATTGGGGCTGGTTCATCGCGCTGACCAAGCCGCTCTTCTGGGTGCTGGACCATATCTCGCGCTACGTCGCGAGCTTCGGCATCACCGTGAGCTTTGGCCTTGCCAT encodes:
- the yidC gene encoding membrane protein insertase YidC; protein product: MSDNRNMLVALALSALFMMGWWFLVGEPQAKLAQQKQQAQIALQEKQKKAGTTPVAPAAPGVGVAQSAPQALSREAALAAGGARIAVKTPTVDGSIQIKGARFDDLKLKKYRESVDPKSPEIDLLAPSGSKYPYFAQFGWSAPQGVAVPGDNTVWKVEGNSTLSPGKPVTLSWDNGHGLLFTRTVTIDDQYMFTITDSVKKTNGGGAVTLYPYALVVRDGLPQHQSYALLHEGFIGSAKGKLEDATYKDFDKEDAKPKAFDSTGGWLGITDKYWMAAVIPPQNDAFNGTFRATPYGAGKSYQANYLLSAKKLNAGGTVTVTHHFFAGAKVVNTLNAYEKDLGISRFDYAVDWGWFIALTKPLFWVLDHISRYVASFGITVSFGLAIILATIALRIILYPLANASFKSMGKMKKVQPQLEEIKKKYADDAQKQQQEMMELYKREKINPVSGCLPMLVQFPILFAFYKVQIVTIEMYHAPFWGWIKDLSAPDPTTYANLFGLLPYTVPTDLPFGLGFLLHIGIWPVLMGITQWIQFKMNPAPTDPVQAKMFALMPVIFTAMFASFPAGLVIYYTWNNILSMAQQAYMMKREGVEIHLFKNLPFSRKAA